The genomic stretch ATGGAGGCTTCCCGAAAGAATTACAAAAAGTTATTGTAAAGGATAGAGAAGTTATAACAAAACGTCCAGGTGAATTGCTTCCTTCTGTTGATTTTGACGAACTTCGAAAAGCACTGGAGGAGAAGCAGGAAGGGGAAGTTACGGAACAAGATGTTGTCGCCTATGCGCTGTATCCGAAAGTATTTGAGACATACGCCGCATTCAAGGAAGCTTACGGTGACTTATCCGTATTGACAACACCAACTTTCTTCTATGGCATGAAGATGGATGAAGAAATAGAAGTAGAAATCGAACCAGGAAAAACGTTGATTGTTAAGCTGGTTGCAATTGGTGAGGCTGGACCAGATGCAATGCGCACGATGTACTTCGAGTTTAATGGCCAGCCGCGGGAAATACTTGTGCGCGATGAACAAGTGCAAGCAACAGTCAAAACAACACCAAAGGCAGATAAGCAGAATAAAAAGCATATCGGTGCCACAATGCCGGGTACTGTAATCCGAGCGCTTGTTGGAGCCGGTGAGCAAGTGCAGAAGGGACAGCAGCTGCTTGTCACGGAAGCAATGAAGATGGAGACAACAGTCCAAGCACCTTTCGATGGAAAAGTAAAAGGCGTCTACGTAAAAGACGGTGAACCAATCCAAGTAGGCGATCTGCTTGTAGAGTTTGAATAAGCATTAAAAAATCCACTGCTTTTGGGGAATGACCCATAGGGACTGACCCCATACGCTGAGACAAATAAAAAACACCTTCAAGGTTGAAAACGGACGATTGTTATCCGAGATAATACTTGGAGGTGTTTTTTCTATGGGAACTAGAGTCAGTTATCCAGTGGAGATAAAAATGAAGGCAGTTGAAATGCGCTTGGCAGGCGTACCTGTAAAAGAGATTTTGAACGAACTAAATATCAAGAGTAGATCGCAAGTGAAGACGTGGGTCAGATGGTATAAGTCTGAAGAGACGCATCGTTTTGAACAGCCAGTTGGCAAGCAGTACACCTACGGGAAAGGGCCAGCCTATTCTTCAGAAGTGGAGAAATTACAAGCTGAGAACCGATTTTTAAGGCAACAAAATGAAGTTTTAAAAAAGTACAAGGAATTGGAAAGGAAGTTGATAGAGAAACGGCAGTCGAACTTGTAGAAACACTGCATAACACAATGACAATACAGGATATTTGTGTACATTTAGGTATCTCGAGAGCATCTTATTATCGCTGGAAGAACAAAGAGAAAGACAACTCGAAAGAACTACTTAAAAAGCAAATTGGCACATTGTGCCGAGAACACAAGTATCGGTACGGGTACAGGAAGATTACTGCCTTACTGAGACAGGAGCAATGCATTAACCACAAAGTCGTGCAGCGAGTAATGCAGGAGAATCAATGGCAGTGCCGGGTTAAAGTGAAGAAACGTAAGAAAACTGGACAGCCATATGCCGTTGCAGAAAATTTATTGGATCGGAACTTTCAGTCCGATCGTCCTCTTGAGAAGCTCGTAACCGACATCACCTACCTGCC from Terribacillus sp. DMT04 encodes the following:
- a CDS encoding IS3 family transposase (programmed frameshift), with product MGTRVSYPVEIKMKAVEMRLAGVPVKEILNELNIKSRSQVKTWVRWYKSEETHRFEQPVGKQYTYGKGPAYSSEVEKLQAENRFLRQQNEVFKKVQGIGKEVDRETAVELVETLHNTMTIQDICVHLGISRASYYRWKNKEKDNSKELLKKQIGTLCREHKYRYGYRKITALLRQEQCINHKVVQRVMQENQWQCRVKVKKRKKTGQPYAVAENLLDRNFQSDRPLEKLVTDITYLPYGQKLMYLSSIIDLCNGEVVASSIGDKQDTAFVLDTLAQLPPLPENCVLHSDQGSVYTSYKYQEAVKAKGITMSMSRKGTPADNASIESFHSILKSETFYLNSINRTTTAIVERTVEEYIYYYNNIRIQTKLNNQSPIQYRQSAI